The sequence ATAGGCCTCGCAAAGGCTATGTGTGGCTGTACTTTGATCTACTATGATGGATCATCTCAATATCTAGTTGTGACTTGAGTCTTCTATTGTGACTTGGCATCACAAATTCTAATGTATTTGGTCAATTTTTTTGGCACCTAAATTATCTCACTCTGCTTGGTGCATTTTATATTAGGGCCTCCCTCTAAGTACCTAGTTAACTCATATGAGTTTTCTCAATCTCCATTGTTTGTTTTGTGGCCATATGGAGTCCTTCAAGAATCTCTTCTAGTTTTGTCCTAGAGCTCAAGAGGCTTGGACTTGGATCTGTGTTTTTTCAAGTCATTCAGGTTCACCCCTCTTTTGGTATATGGTTCTCCTTGGAGATTGTTTTATCTCTTGTACAAATTTATTTAGATTTTGTAATCTTTTAGTGTAGAAATTCTCATCAACATTTGGGAAGAATAGAAATATtgatcttttttgttgttgttctaTTGATGCCATTACTCATTGTATATTGAAGCCATAATTTACTCTAATGTGCTTATGCAAATACAGGTGCAAACTTGTAAAGTTGCACTTGATGTTGCTTATCTTTAGGAGCTGCTGGATCATTGAGGAAATGCTCTCTATGTTGTTGCCGAAGTCCCACTTATCCCCTCTCTCCTACGAAGGGGCATAGGTATGGGTGTAGCCAACTTGCGAGGTTTGGAGGGCATTTAGCCTAATAGTTCTGCATTAGTTGCTTATACTTTGTTTAAGCTTGGCCCTCTTGTTAATTCATCTTTGTGTTGGACTTCATCCAATTGAACTTTGTAGATCTGCCTCTTTACTGTCCTTTTTGAATATTGTATAatcttttatttaataaaaattattaaaaatcaaaACCATGATATAAAGATATATCATTCACATTACCAATTAAACTCAATAAATTAAACTACAACCTCAAGAAACTTTACACTGTTTCTTAGTCTAATGACCAAAAGCTACAGATAGCAATAAAGTTTTCTGTTTGATCAGTAGTCTGCTCATGATTAAAAATGTATGGCATTTGGCTATTTAAAAATTTAGGGTTCCTTCCCGAGGATGTCTTACTGTTCTTCCAACAAAAGAACTTTTATTATGAATATTGTGAATAGTTACCAGAGAAATTAATTGCTATTCAATGAAAATATGTCCCCTTAAATAACATCTTTCAACTCAGATTTACTGATCATTGGATTAAAACATGTTTTCTTTTGGCAATTCacaatttaattcatactgacaaATTTCTTTATGCTGCGGATTCTGCCTGTGTATGAATTATTTTCTTTTCTGCAAAGTCGTCTGAGTATGAAATGATTGCACAACATTATTTGTAAACGTTCTGCagaatatatttttctttattataaGAGATTCCCTTCAATATCTCCTTGTCTCTGCTTTGCAAACATTGAACTAAACATTTATTTCTATAATTAGAAAAACAGAGTATCATTTGAATTTATAGGAAACAAGAAGTAGACGAGTACTTAAAATACATATTGAAAAGCCCCAAATTTCCCAAAATTTTATAAATTTCATACCAAACATTTAATAAGAAATGATCCCTATAATTCAACTACTCTGATTGCACGCTTCAAGAATTTTGTATTGAATGATCAGTTTCAGAGAAGCAGGGACCATGCCAAaatcaaatataatataataacCACAATACAGGTGAGATTAGTATGTGAAATATAATTTGTTCTCCAATTTTGTCACATGGCAATGAAAGTTTTACTTTTACATAATAAAATGATTCTTTCAATTGATGGATCTGCTACAAACTAAGAGAACAGAAATATTGaatgaaataattcataaaaagtTACAGTCTGTCTGAATGATATCAAGAGAAATAAAGTAAACCTAAAGAAAATATCAAGCAAACAGTAAAGAAACATTTTTCCCATCATCTTGATTCAATCCAAAGTAAGTATTTTCTATTTATGAAATTAGGGGAAGAGCATCAGTTGCTGTTTATGTTTCAATTATCGAGAAATTACTTTTAGTTGTAGGGGATACAGTTTACAATAGTAAAGAGTCACGAGGTCTACGAattggaaattttaaattttaaatagttAATATGGTTATGTATTAGACTAATTGAAAGGAGTAATCGAAAATTTTTATGTGAATCATGATTCCTTTTAGAGCAAAGCCTTTAAAGAAAGATAATTGTACAAGAATTAATTGAAAAGAATCATCATTGTTGAAGATACTCATTGGGGGTTTGTTTTTTGGAATAACAACAAAAGAGAGGGATTTAATGCTTCACTTCCTGAATAGAAATGTTTGAAGAGGTTTAAAGGTTAATTTCTAAAAAGATGCCTAGCTTGGAAAGGAGCCATTTGATTTTAAGGACTTCAAAGATCTACAatgttttctttgttgtctattcCGGTCACTTATCTACTATAAATAAGCCCTTGCGGAAGCAAAGTGGGCATCAAGTGTTTTAGAGAGTCTAGAGTGTTCGTAGGTTCTAAGTGCTTTGAGTCTATAGCATCTGCCATAGAGAGTATGCTCTATCTCTTCCATTAGAGATATCAGAAATCAGACTGACATGTGCTTATGTATTCTTGAGTATATGCTTATGTATCTTTGATTTGGGGAATAATAGCAAGAAGCCGTAGCCATTCGACCGACAGCCTCCGCTACTGTTTTTGTTTCATCATCATCATGTCATCTTTATCCACAACTTTTGGAAAATTATATAGAATTACGGAAGTGAGAGGAAGTAAATTTGACAAAACAATCAAAGGTTTAATTTATCGCTATTGTCCTACTCAAGTTTTGCTAGTCATAGTCTTTCCTCGGCTCTCTCTCCTACTCATATTTAGGTTAATGTCTTTCAAAGGTTAGTACAAACTAAGATGGTGTTCCACTTATTTTTGGAAGTCCATAATTGATTCAACTTATTTTGTTTTTATTAGTCAAGAAGGTAATACAGCTCTTCTAATAGTTTGGATAAGGATTTGGAATTCTAAATGTGGCCAAAAGCTTATTTTTATCTCTAATTAGCTGTTAATTATAATATATATCAAGAGAACAATTGAAAAGGGAAGTTAGCCTAAAAGCCTCAAATATTTATACATTTGAGGAGGATAGTGGACAAATTTAAAATCTCTTAGGCTATTCTTATGTCAATTGAGTCACTATTGGCTAAATGGACAGCTCCATGGTAGGAAAAGACTCTTCTTTATGAAATTTGATCCCAGTCATGCTTGTCTAGAGTATATGGGTGAAATAGAATACAAGGATCTTGGAGAAACTTATTTCTAATGTAGAGAAAGCTTGGAATAGGCCTGAAGTTCACCCTGTGAAAATGCAAGGTGTACTTTTTCCACTTTTAGCCTTCAacataggaaattgaaattttaaactaTTATAAGGTGATTAGATTTACTATGGACAAAATTTATGAGAATACTAAGGACCTCTCTTGGACCAAGTCTAGTTATAAATTTTGAAAACTCAACTTTCACAACATTAGTAGGGGTAATGTTGATTCTGTTATCTATGCTCGGATCTTGCAAAACGGCTATTGCTCTCCATTGCCCTTGGAGTTAGCACATTAGCCAAAATACTATCAATCTTGTTTAAGTAGAAGCTATTATAAGGAGTATATTAGGTTCCTCTAGTCTATCTCCCAAAGTTTCTGTAGAAGATGATTCACATATCattagtgatgctatgagaaaaaCCTATAAAGGATTTGTTCTTGGATATCAAGATTGAGAAAGTGCATGAGGTTCATGGCATGAGTCATTTAGTAAACTTTTAAAGTTCAATTGGACTCTTGACAATAGATTTAAAGTATAACAAAATTTCTTTAAAATAAGATCATACAAATAATGAAGTTTAATCGATCATTAGACTTGATTAAAGATAATGTAACTTAGTTTATTTACTTGATACTTCATTTAATTTACTTTATTTCTAGATAACCTTCTAATCATAATTGATTTTATGTGCAGTAATTCTATTGTCTTAATTGGTACCAAAACTTTCAATTTAAAAGTTCTGTTTTTAATTATGTAATGAAAGTGCCACCATCCTTTATATGTATATTAATTATCATTGTTTTCTTTTGACATGGTCCCTGCTTCTCTGAAATTTATCATTCAACTTGAAGTTTGCAATCACAGTCAGAGAAAGAGTTAATAAAAAGAGATGATTTCTTATGAGATGTTGGAATGAAATTTGGCAAGTGTGAGGCTTTCACTTATATTTTACTCATGTTCTGCCTTTCTCTTACAAATCCAAATAATACTCTACTTTCAATTATAGAAAATAAATGCTGATTCAGTGTTGCAAAGCAGAGACAAGAGGATATTGCAGGCAAATCTCttacaataaattaaaatataCTCTGCAGAACGCTTGTAAATACTGTTCTGTAATCATTTCATACCCAGATGACTTTGCAGAAAGAAGATAtaaatactaagcaaaaagaaactTGTCGGTATGATTTAAATTGTGGATTGCCAAAAGCAAACGTGTTTAAACCCACAATTAGTGAATCTGAGTTGCAGAAAGTTATTTAAGAGGACATAAAAATATTGGAAAGCAATGAATTCTCTGAGTATAATCAAATTTCAACTACTTAAAATGGTGAACATGTTGCTATTCACAGCAGTGAAAACAATATATTTCTTGGAAATCCATCCTCGGGAAGAGAACCTAAATTTTTACACAGACATATGCCATACATTTAATCATGAGCGAACCACTGTGATAAAACAGAGAACTTTCATAGACATTTGTAGCTTCTTCATCAGACTAACTTTAGTCTAAAGTAGTCCCTATGTTCTTGTATTCTGTGaagtattttatttttcaaaaaataaaaatttattaaattctgaaAGACTTACAAAATAAGGATTCACAGTTCAGCAAAGAATTATATAGTTTTATCAGCAAAGAATTATATAGTTTTATCTTTTATAAGTAATTATTCCAGCATATGAGCTAAATCTATACGCAAATGTTGCCTATTTACAATATTCCAGATATGTCCTGATTCGACACTATTTAACCAAACTATCTGCAACTCTATTCCATTAGGAAGAATATGAGAAAAGGAAATTGATTCTAGAGAAGTACTCAATCTTAGAATCAATTGAATAACCAAAGCTAAGTGCCAATTAACATCATCCACCCTATGTCCTAATCCATACATATTATTGTCCTTTATATTTTCACCTAGGCTCAAATTTGTAAGTAACAAATAGTTaattgcatttaaattattttttattttttaagtattaACAATTAATTTGGATAATAGAGTTAGttttgaaataattataaaattatataatcaAAACTAATAAAAATTAATATGGGTATTTATTTTTTAAAGTAAACATGTTATATATGAAGTTTGATGGAGCCGAAGGAGACAACGAAATGGTTGGGAAAGAAGGAAAGATTGCAATATTGGGAGACTAACAATATATTTAGCTAATAAACTTTTCTTTCATGAGTTTTGAAGTCCAAAAGCAACAAAATTATTTGTTGAAAAATACTATTTAATTATGAAAATTACCTCACTTTATAAAAACTTAATTTTCTCAATATAATTAAATACTTTCAATTATCAAATGTGTTCTCTGGAAAAACCCACTTGAACACTTATCACATTGGTTGTTTTGTGAACTCCTAGTCCAAACTCCTTATTATAGAGTAGGGAGGGCCACAAACCATCAAACTATTTTTCTTAATACAATTAAATGTGTTCCATTAACATGGTAGACTCTCTAGACAAACCAAACCAACTCTACCTTGTATCACTTGTGTTCTTTGAGAACTCCCAATCGAAACTCCTTATAGAACATGCAAGGCCGCAAACCATCATACTATTTTCTTAATATACTAAAATGCTTTGAATTAATAAACTTATTCTCTAAACAAACTCACTAGACCTATTATTATTTGTGTTGCTTTGTGAAGCCCCAATTCAAATTTCTCTCAATATACATAAAATGATTTCAATTAACACATAGATTCTCAAAACAAACCCACTCGACCTCCTATCTCTTATACTGTTTTGGGGACTCCCAATCCAAACTCCTTATAGAACGAATAGAGCGACAAACCGTCAAACCATTTTTCTTAATATAATAAATCGCTTTTGATTAACATAAAGATTGTCTAGACAAAACCATGAACATCTTATCACTTGTGTTAGTTTGTGAACTCCAAATCCAAATTCCTAATAGAACATCAACGTCATAAACCATCAAATCATTTTTCTTAATACAATAAAACTTTCAATTAAGAGAGATTCTCTAGACAAATTCACTCTACCTCTTATCACTTTTGTTGCTTGTGAACTCCTAGTTCAAATTCCTTATAGATCAACAAGACCACAAACCATCAAACCATttttccaaatacaacaaaatgctACAAACCCACTAGACAGTTTGTCACTTACGCTACTTTGTAAACTCCCAATCCAAACTCCTTATAGAACCCACAAACCACCAATTAAACACAATCAATCCAAGCCCCTTGTAGAACCACACACCCACAAGCCATCAATTATACACAATTGGGCAAATCTGGAGCCAGGAAGCTATAGCTATAAAAGTCCCTGGTTTTCCCCTTGAACCTCAAATACTTGCAGAGAAGACCTTCCTTGACAAATCCAGCCTTCTCGAAGACCCTCTGAGACCCAACATTCTCCGGTTCCACAATGCCTTCGATGCGCTCCAAACCGGGCATGTCAATGAAAGCAGTGGAGAGAGCCAATTTGACGGCCTGGGTAGTGAGTCCCTCCCCCCACCACCTGCGCGCCAATCTGTACCCAATTCCCGCCTTACACCAGCAATCGTCGCAGCCTCTCCTGAGTGAAATGGAACCCACAGCCCTGCCGTTGAGGCAAATGGCCTTCAGCCAGGGGTGCACCATGGCTTCGTTTTTAAGGTAGTTTTCCGCCTGTTCCCTCGATTTGTAGGGCAAATGCTTTGAGAAACGGTACACTTCCTCATCCGTTGCCCACTCCATGAAATCGTCCACGTCGGACTCCTCAAAATTGCGCAGTGTTACAGGCAGGCTCTCCATTGCATAA is a genomic window of Cryptomeria japonica chromosome 7, Sugi_1.0, whole genome shotgun sequence containing:
- the LOC131051885 gene encoding uncharacterized protein LOC131051885; this translates as MESLPVTLRNFEESDVDDFMEWATDEEVYRFSKHLPYKSREQAENYLKNEAMVHPWLKAICLNGRAVGSISLRRGCDDCWCKAGIGYRLARRWWGEGLTTQAVKLALSTAFIDMPGLERIEGIVEPENVGSQRVFEKAGFVKEGLLCKYLRFKGKTRDFYSYSFLAPDLPNCV